In Bacteroidota bacterium, a single window of DNA contains:
- the hisA gene encoding 1-(5-phosphoribosyl)-5-[(5-phosphoribosylamino)methylideneamino]imidazole-4-carboxamide isomerase, translating into MRIIPAIDIINGKCVRLTKGDYDTQKIYGEDPLEMAKMFEGFGFSYLHLVDLDGAKSKQIVNHKVLESITKKTNLRVDFGGGIKSISDVELAFSCGAKQITAGSMAVQKPQLFFSILQKYNPDKIILGMDVLNRKIATNGWRKYAVDIDMIEFIRSYEQKGIKYLICTDISKDGMLLGSAIDLYVEILNRTNLKLIASGGCSSIEEVKMLKAIGCEGVIIGKAIYENKINLKELAELC; encoded by the coding sequence ATGAGAATTATACCGGCTATTGACATTATTAACGGGAAATGTGTAAGACTCACCAAAGGTGACTACGACACGCAAAAGATTTATGGAGAAGATCCGCTCGAAATGGCAAAAATGTTTGAAGGGTTCGGTTTCAGTTATCTTCACCTGGTTGATTTGGATGGAGCCAAATCAAAACAAATTGTTAACCATAAAGTGCTTGAATCCATCACTAAAAAAACAAATTTAAGGGTGGATTTTGGCGGAGGAATAAAATCAATTTCAGATGTTGAACTGGCTTTCAGTTGCGGTGCAAAGCAAATTACAGCAGGGAGCATGGCAGTTCAGAAGCCGCAATTATTTTTCAGTATCCTGCAAAAATATAACCCTGATAAAATCATTTTGGGAATGGATGTTTTAAACCGAAAGATTGCGACCAACGGTTGGAGAAAGTATGCCGTAGATATTGACATGATCGAATTCATTCGCTCGTACGAACAAAAAGGCATTAAATACCTTATTTGTACCGACATTTCAAAAGATGGAATGTTGCTAGGTTCAGCCATTGATCTTTATGTGGAAATACTAAACCGGACTAATTTGAAATTGATTGCAAGTGGCGGATGTTCGAGCATCGAAGAGGTTAAAATGCTCAAAGCAATTGGCTGCGAAGGGGTAATTATCGGAAAAGCCATTTATGAAAACAAAATTAATTTGAAAGAACTCGCTGAACTATGTTAA
- the hisD gene encoding histidinol dehydrogenase: MQYTNNTGNKFDSTELEKLIQRPFIDSENLNQLVKEVFSDIKKNGDVSLKYYTYLFDKVKIEEVKIDKNRIKNSSGLSDEINGIKSQGKPWTLSSVTSSGELCHPISSAEAEREGRLKEAMKLAKNNIEIFHKAQIQKSVKIETSKGVNCWREDRPIEKVGIYVPGGTAPLFSTVLMLGIPAKIAGCKEIILCTPPDKNGNINPAILYAAELIGIETIFKVGGIQAIAALTFGTESIPKADKIFGPGNQYVTAAKQEALKYGLAIDMPAGPSEVLIIADESGVPEFIAADLLSQAEHGTDSQVILLSDSEEIIKKSLEEIQKQLNLLPRKAIAQKALENSRAILLNNIEECIELSNKYAPEHLILAIKNAKKYLGQISNAGSVFIGNYSCESAGDYASGTNHTLPTNGFARNYSGVSVESFMKKITFQEISKEGLERIGPAIEMMAEAEQLMAHKNAVTIRMNQLKSLKSLEANSSTKTLKTNQSLLVRRSEREGGLKS; encoded by the coding sequence ATGCAATACACAAACAATACAGGTAATAAATTTGACTCGACCGAACTGGAAAAACTCATTCAACGTCCATTTATTGACTCAGAAAACCTGAATCAACTGGTAAAAGAAGTATTTTCCGACATCAAAAAAAATGGAGATGTATCACTGAAATACTATACTTATCTGTTCGATAAAGTAAAAATCGAAGAGGTTAAGATTGACAAAAACAGGATCAAAAATTCGTCGGGCTTAAGTGATGAAATAAATGGCATTAAATCCCAAGGCAAGCCCTGGACCCTTTCTTCCGTAACAAGCTCTGGGGAATTATGCCACCCCATCTCGTCTGCCGAAGCGGAACGCGAAGGCAGATTAAAGGAAGCGATGAAACTTGCCAAAAATAACATTGAAATCTTTCATAAAGCTCAAATTCAAAAATCTGTTAAAATAGAAACAAGCAAAGGGGTGAATTGCTGGCGCGAAGATCGTCCGATCGAGAAGGTTGGGATTTATGTCCCCGGAGGCACTGCTCCCCTCTTCTCAACCGTTTTAATGTTGGGTATTCCTGCAAAAATTGCTGGATGTAAAGAAATCATTTTGTGTACACCACCCGATAAAAATGGAAACATTAATCCGGCTATTTTATATGCTGCCGAACTAATTGGGATCGAAACCATTTTTAAAGTTGGCGGCATTCAAGCCATTGCAGCTTTGACTTTCGGAACAGAAAGCATCCCGAAAGCAGATAAAATATTCGGTCCCGGAAATCAATATGTAACTGCCGCCAAACAGGAAGCACTTAAATACGGTCTGGCTATCGATATGCCCGCCGGACCTAGCGAAGTACTCATCATTGCCGACGAAAGTGGGGTCCCTGAATTTATTGCTGCCGATTTGCTTTCACAAGCTGAGCATGGCACCGATAGTCAGGTTATTTTGCTTTCTGATAGTGAAGAAATTATTAAAAAGAGTTTGGAAGAGATTCAAAAACAATTGAACCTGTTACCCAGAAAAGCAATCGCTCAAAAGGCACTCGAAAACAGTCGTGCAATTTTACTCAACAATATTGAGGAGTGCATTGAACTCAGTAATAAATATGCACCGGAGCACTTGATCCTTGCCATAAAAAATGCAAAAAAATACCTCGGCCAAATTTCAAATGCCGGATCCGTTTTCATCGGAAATTATAGTTGTGAAAGTGCGGGCGATTATGCCAGTGGCACTAATCACACATTGCCTACCAATGGATTTGCCCGCAATTATAGCGGTGTTTCAGTAGAAAGTTTCATGAAAAAAATCACTTTTCAGGAAATAAGTAAAGAAGGATTAGAGCGCATTGGCCCTGCCATCGAAATGATGGCCGAAGCCGAGCAGCTCATGGCACACAAAAACGCAGTAACAATCAGAATGAATCAATTGAAGTCATTAAAATCTTTGGAGGCAAATAGTTCCACTAAAACACTAAAAACTAACCAATCCCTGCTCGTTCGCCGCAGCGAACGCGAAGGAGGATTAAAATCGTAA
- a CDS encoding M20/M25/M40 family metallo-hydrolase: MRLKLIFLLSFFTGYSTIAEANFADSVFRISVNSKMLSAPEVLSLYIQHKSLSSHEQYAGDWLKSVCRENGLYIYEYGNEDANYNFGASLLPLENNLPNIILLNHIDVVDEGDSNLWIHPPFSGYISDTEVWGRGAFDNKGAAIMQLFSLLEYKSKYDTIESKYNVTFLAVSCEETMCDGGVEYVLNKYLHDLNPVVVIGEGATELSDLIEAETDDPIFGISVVQKRPLWLHLELSIPTLGHGSVTPLQYAIKEMTIALSNLAKKKTPFIYTKENIKILKAIGKQKSCITKFVLKHPRCFKFILSKKLRNKPEIFSLFTNTITITSINSNSGAINQIPNKVSVTLDCRLLPEYPQKKTIKFIQKKLKNDEISIGIVAAKGPTMASSIENLFYSHLESAIFASYENVTTIPIMLPNYNDVGPFRSKGIQGFSIIPIELDIEYLKCIHAENERIPIKGLYMGAKVYLKFLEESINK; this comes from the coding sequence ATGCGTTTGAAACTTATATTTTTATTATCATTTTTCACTGGATATTCAACAATTGCCGAAGCAAATTTCGCTGATTCGGTTTTCAGAATTTCTGTAAACAGTAAAATGCTGTCGGCACCCGAAGTACTTAGTTTATATATTCAGCATAAATCATTAAGCAGTCATGAGCAATATGCCGGAGACTGGCTGAAAAGTGTTTGCCGTGAAAACGGACTTTATATCTATGAATATGGTAACGAAGATGCCAATTACAACTTTGGCGCCTCCCTGTTGCCATTAGAAAACAATCTGCCTAACATCATTCTGTTAAATCATATAGATGTTGTGGATGAGGGTGACTCAAATTTGTGGATCCACCCCCCTTTTTCCGGATATATTTCTGATACAGAAGTCTGGGGACGAGGCGCATTTGATAACAAGGGAGCTGCAATCATGCAATTATTCAGCTTATTGGAGTACAAATCCAAATATGATACAATAGAGTCTAAATACAATGTCACTTTCTTGGCCGTTTCATGTGAAGAAACCATGTGTGATGGAGGAGTTGAGTATGTTCTGAATAAATATCTACACGACTTAAACCCTGTAGTTGTCATAGGCGAAGGAGCGACAGAATTGAGTGACCTCATCGAAGCAGAGACAGATGATCCGATATTTGGAATTTCGGTAGTGCAAAAAAGACCATTATGGTTGCATTTAGAACTGAGTATTCCCACTTTAGGACATGGATCGGTGACGCCGTTGCAATACGCTATTAAAGAAATGACCATTGCATTGTCGAATTTGGCCAAGAAAAAGACTCCCTTCATTTATACAAAAGAAAACATAAAAATATTAAAGGCCATAGGTAAGCAAAAGTCATGTATAACGAAATTCGTGTTGAAACATCCGCGATGCTTCAAGTTCATCTTATCAAAGAAGCTTCGAAATAAACCGGAAATATTTTCACTATTCACTAATACGATAACAATTACTTCCATTAACAGCAATTCCGGGGCAATCAATCAAATACCCAATAAGGTTTCGGTTACCCTGGATTGTCGATTGCTTCCTGAATACCCGCAGAAAAAAACGATCAAATTCATTCAAAAGAAACTCAAAAATGACGAGATTAGCATCGGTATTGTGGCAGCTAAGGGCCCTACCATGGCATCAAGCATTGAAAACCTGTTTTATAGCCATCTTGAATCTGCAATTTTTGCATCCTACGAAAACGTGACCACTATACCGATCATGCTACCGAACTATAATGATGTTGGCCCTTTTCGATCAAAGGGTATTCAGGGATTTTCAATTATTCCAATTGAATTGGATATTGAATATTTAAAGTGTATTCACGCAGAAAATGAGAGAATACCTATAAAAGGGCTATATATGGGGGCTAAAGTTTATTTAAAGTTTCTCGAAGAATCAATAAATAAGTAA
- the hisF gene encoding imidazole glycerol phosphate synthase subunit HisF produces MLKKRIIACLDIRDGRTVKGINFIDIIDAGDPVELAKAYVKQGVDELVFLDITATIEKRKTLIKLVERIAAEINVPFTVGGGINAIEDVSALIKAGADKVSINSSAVKRPELITEIAGQFGNQCVVVAIDSKRCKTDDVVYVDGGRTPTNYSTIWWAKEAQKRGAGEILITSMNHDGCREGFAIDLTNRVCEAVNIPVIASGGAGKMEHFKAVFEQTKASAGLAAGIFHFGEIPIPELKKYLKEKNVEVRM; encoded by the coding sequence ATGTTAAAAAAACGCATCATTGCCTGCCTCGACATACGCGATGGACGAACGGTTAAAGGAATAAATTTTATTGATATAATTGATGCCGGAGATCCGGTTGAACTTGCTAAGGCTTATGTAAAACAAGGGGTTGACGAATTGGTGTTTTTAGATATCACGGCAACTATCGAAAAAAGGAAAACCCTGATAAAATTGGTTGAAAGAATTGCTGCTGAAATCAACGTTCCGTTTACGGTTGGAGGCGGCATCAATGCGATTGAAGATGTGTCGGCCCTTATCAAAGCCGGTGCCGACAAAGTGAGCATAAACTCTTCGGCAGTAAAAAGACCTGAACTGATTACGGAAATAGCCGGTCAATTCGGCAACCAATGTGTGGTAGTTGCCATCGACAGCAAACGCTGCAAAACGGATGATGTGGTTTATGTAGATGGTGGTCGCACCCCCACCAATTATTCAACCATTTGGTGGGCAAAAGAAGCCCAAAAAAGAGGGGCCGGAGAAATCCTGATCACCTCTATGAATCACGATGGGTGCAGAGAAGGATTCGCGATTGACCTTACCAATCGGGTTTGTGAAGCGGTGAACATTCCGGTCATAGCATCGGGAGGAGCAGGGAAAATGGAACATTTTAAAGCAGTGTTTGAACAAACCAAAGCCAGTGCAGGATTAGCTGCAGGTATCTTTCATTTTGGGGAAATTCCGATACCGGAACTGAAGAAATATTTAAAAGAAAAGAATGTAGAAGTCAGAATGTAG
- the hisH gene encoding imidazole glycerol phosphate synthase subunit HisH, giving the protein MIAIIKYNAGNIRSVQNALDRLGYESKVTDDIKEIRAADKVIFPGVGEAGSAMKYLKEHKLDICIKSLKQPVLAICLGLQLMCKYSEEGKTECLGIFDANVKAFPPEDIVPHMGWNNFTRIKDEIFTGIKLENDVYFVHTYYATLSENTIAESNYILPFSAAMKSGNFYATQFHPEKSAEVGEQILKNFLQL; this is encoded by the coding sequence ATGATCGCAATTATAAAATACAATGCAGGAAATATCCGTTCGGTGCAAAATGCACTTGATCGGCTTGGTTACGAGAGCAAGGTAACGGATGACATTAAAGAAATCAGGGCAGCCGACAAGGTGATTTTTCCGGGTGTTGGCGAAGCCGGATCAGCTATGAAATACCTGAAAGAACACAAACTGGATATTTGCATTAAATCGCTCAAACAACCTGTATTGGCCATTTGCTTGGGCCTGCAGTTGATGTGTAAATATTCGGAAGAAGGCAAAACGGAATGTTTGGGAATTTTTGACGCAAATGTAAAAGCATTCCCTCCTGAAGACATAGTACCACATATGGGCTGGAATAATTTCACCAGGATAAAAGACGAAATTTTCACTGGGATCAAACTGGAGAATGATGTTTATTTTGTACATACTTATTATGCCACGCTTTCCGAAAATACGATTGCAGAAAGCAACTACATTCTTCCATTTAGTGCCGCCATGAAAAGTGGAAATTTTTATGCAACTCAATTTCATCCCGAAAAATCGGCAGAAGTTGGAGAACAAATCCTTAAAAACTTTTTACAGCTATGA
- the hisC gene encoding histidinol-phosphate transaminase has protein sequence MFDIENLVRPNIRALKPYASARDEFSGKEGVFLDANENPFGTLNRYPDPYQKELKKQISLLKEIDEGMIFLGNGSDEIIDLCYRIFCVPGKSKVLSFTPTYGMYEVSAAINEVEMIKLLLNENFQIDLKNAIQFLNDTELKIVFICSPNNPTGNLMQTVTIEFILKNFPGIVIIDEAYIDFANAGSWMKKLSVYPNLIVTQTFSKAWGMAGARVGMAFADKKIVSYLNKVKPPYNISSPNQKQILKKLADKEMTILQLNTLIAERNQLILNLNNIAGIEKIYPSDANFILIRVKDANKVYQQLLDRKIIIRNRNQVIENCLRLSVGKPSENKKLINALKNIL, from the coding sequence ATGTTTGACATAGAAAACTTAGTTCGACCCAATATCCGTGCATTGAAGCCTTATGCAAGCGCACGTGATGAATTTAGCGGCAAAGAAGGGGTATTTTTGGATGCCAATGAAAATCCCTTTGGGACCTTGAACCGTTACCCTGATCCTTATCAGAAGGAACTTAAAAAACAAATCAGCCTTTTAAAAGAAATTGATGAAGGCATGATTTTTCTGGGCAATGGAAGTGATGAAATCATCGATTTATGTTATCGGATTTTTTGTGTGCCCGGAAAAAGTAAGGTACTCAGTTTTACCCCGACTTATGGCATGTACGAAGTTTCGGCGGCAATCAACGAGGTGGAAATGATCAAGCTTCTCCTTAACGAAAATTTTCAAATCGACCTTAAAAATGCGATCCAGTTTTTAAATGATACCGAATTAAAAATCGTATTTATTTGCTCGCCAAACAATCCAACCGGAAACTTAATGCAGACTGTAACCATTGAATTTATTCTTAAAAACTTCCCGGGAATTGTAATTATTGATGAAGCTTATATTGATTTTGCAAATGCAGGTTCCTGGATGAAAAAGCTTTCAGTGTATCCAAACCTCATCGTCACACAAACTTTCAGTAAGGCTTGGGGAATGGCCGGAGCACGCGTAGGAATGGCCTTTGCTGATAAAAAAATCGTGTCGTATTTAAATAAGGTAAAACCCCCTTATAACATCAGTAGCCCCAACCAAAAGCAAATACTGAAAAAACTGGCTGATAAAGAGATGACAATTTTACAATTAAACACCCTGATCGCTGAAAGAAATCAACTCATCCTTAATCTGAATAATATAGCAGGGATTGAGAAGATTTACCCTTCTGATGCCAACTTTATTTTAATTCGGGTAAAGGATGCAAACAAGGTTTACCAACAACTTCTCGATCGTAAAATCATCATCCGCAACAGAAACCAGGTAATTGAAAATTGCTTAAGGCTTAGTGTTGGCAAGCCATCCGAAAACAAAAAACTAATCAATGCACTTAAAAATATTTTATGA
- a CDS encoding bifunctional phosphoribosyl-AMP cyclohydrolase/phosphoribosyl-ATP diphosphatase HisIE: MKNNININFKKANGLVPAIIQDAATLQVLMLGYMNEEALQKTIKEGKVCFYSRSKQRLWVKGESSGNFLWVKSLQHDCDNDTILIRARPEGPTCHTGNTSCFFQEEDPQFIYRLEQIIQQRIDDNADDSYTNRLFKKGINKVAQKVGEEAVELIIEAKDHDDNLFKNEAADLLYHYLILLKAKGFQLFDIEAVLKERHHSK, encoded by the coding sequence ATGAAAAACAACATAAACATTAATTTCAAAAAAGCCAACGGACTGGTTCCGGCCATTATTCAGGATGCTGCAACATTGCAGGTACTGATGCTGGGTTATATGAACGAGGAAGCCTTACAAAAAACCATTAAAGAAGGAAAGGTTTGTTTTTATAGTCGCAGTAAGCAGCGCTTATGGGTAAAAGGTGAAAGTTCAGGTAATTTTTTATGGGTTAAAAGCCTGCAGCATGATTGCGATAATGATACCATTTTAATAAGGGCCCGGCCCGAAGGACCGACTTGCCACACCGGAAATACTTCCTGCTTTTTTCAGGAGGAAGATCCACAATTTATTTATAGGCTCGAACAAATCATCCAACAACGAATTGACGACAATGCCGATGATTCGTACACCAATCGTTTGTTTAAAAAAGGGATCAACAAAGTCGCACAAAAGGTGGGTGAAGAAGCGGTTGAATTGATCATCGAAGCAAAGGACCATGACGATAATCTCTTTAAAAACGAAGCTGCCGACTTACTTTATCACTATTTAATTTTGCTAAAAGCAAAAGGCTTTCAATTATTTGATATTGAGGCGGTTTTAAAAGAACGGCACCACTCGAAATAA
- a CDS encoding ATP phosphoribosyltransferase: MSKLKIAIQKSGRLSEKSINILKECGIKLPNGISKLKTAATNFPIEILFLRDDDIPQYVEQGVADIGILGENEVYEKNKNVGVIEKLGFASCRLSLAIPKEDQYLNLEYFNHKRIATSYPKILSDFLNKNNISASVEEIGGSVEIAPGIGLADAICDIVSSGSTLLTNGLKEVETILQSEAVIISSKNLTEAKENILNQLLFRIKSVRDASANKYILLNAPNSAIKGICKILPGMKSPTVLPLAEEGWSSLHSVVREDDFWNIIAQLKNLGAQGILVSPIEKMIL; this comes from the coding sequence ATGAGTAAACTAAAAATTGCCATTCAAAAATCAGGAAGGTTAAGTGAGAAATCGATAAACATTTTAAAAGAATGTGGCATTAAACTTCCGAATGGAATCAGCAAGCTAAAAACTGCCGCTACCAATTTCCCGATTGAAATCCTGTTCTTACGCGATGATGATATCCCTCAATATGTTGAACAAGGGGTTGCCGATATTGGAATCCTTGGAGAAAATGAAGTATACGAAAAAAATAAAAATGTCGGAGTTATTGAAAAATTAGGCTTTGCCAGTTGCAGGCTAAGTTTAGCAATTCCAAAAGAAGATCAATACCTCAATTTAGAATATTTCAACCATAAGCGAATAGCCACCAGTTATCCGAAAATATTATCCGATTTTTTAAATAAAAACAACATAAGCGCCAGTGTGGAAGAAATTGGTGGCAGTGTGGAAATAGCTCCGGGAATAGGTCTGGCCGATGCCATATGCGACATAGTAAGTTCCGGAAGCACACTCCTGACCAACGGACTCAAGGAAGTTGAAACCATCTTACAAAGTGAGGCCGTAATAATCTCAAGCAAAAATTTAACAGAAGCAAAGGAAAACATTTTAAATCAGCTTTTATTCAGAATCAAATCAGTTCGGGATGCTTCTGCTAACAAATATATCTTACTTAATGCCCCCAATAGTGCGATCAAGGGCATTTGTAAAATATTACCCGGGATGAAAAGCCCTACGGTCCTTCCGCTCGCCGAAGAAGGTTGGAGCAGCTTGCACTCGGTTGTTCGTGAAGATGATTTCTGGAACATCATTGCTCAACTAAAAAACCTTGGCGCCCAGGGAATACTTGTTTCACCCATCGAAAAAATGATCCTCTAA
- the hisB gene encoding bifunctional histidinol-phosphatase/imidazoleglycerol-phosphate dehydratase HisB, with translation MKKILFIDRDGTLVIEPPIDLQLDSLEKLEFYPGVFQYLARIADELEYELVMVSNQDGLGTSLFPENTFWPAQNKIIQAFENEGIQFAEILIDRSFPEDQAPTRKPGTAMLTHYQKGNYDLANSCVIGDRATDVQLAKNMGCKSIFLSAEANADADLITQNWAEIYQWLKQKPRTARVIRQTMETRVEIELNLDGTGKGSMNTSLAFFDHMLDQLARHGNFDLNIKVEGDLKVDEHHSIEDVAITLGETFDIALGLKKGIERYGFLLPMDDSLAQVALDFGGRSWLVWNADFKREKIGDVPTEMFEHFFRSFCQNAKCNLNIKVEGTNEHHKIESIFKAFAKTLKMACSKTNNFQIPSTKGSL, from the coding sequence ATGAAGAAAATACTTTTTATCGACCGGGATGGGACCCTGGTGATTGAACCACCCATTGATTTACAACTCGACAGTTTGGAAAAACTGGAATTTTACCCGGGCGTATTCCAATATCTTGCGCGAATTGCCGATGAGCTGGAATATGAACTGGTGATGGTAAGCAATCAGGATGGATTAGGCACGAGTTTATTTCCTGAAAACACCTTTTGGCCCGCTCAGAACAAAATTATTCAGGCATTCGAAAATGAAGGGATTCAATTTGCCGAAATTTTAATCGACAGAAGCTTTCCCGAAGATCAGGCACCTACTCGTAAACCCGGAACTGCCATGCTTACCCACTACCAAAAAGGGAATTACGATTTGGCGAATTCCTGTGTGATTGGCGACCGGGCAACGGATGTTCAGTTGGCAAAAAACATGGGCTGTAAATCGATTTTTTTGAGTGCAGAAGCAAATGCCGATGCAGATTTAATTACTCAAAACTGGGCGGAAATTTATCAGTGGTTAAAGCAAAAACCTCGAACCGCAAGGGTGATCCGTCAAACTATGGAAACCAGAGTCGAAATTGAACTCAATTTAGATGGAACCGGAAAAGGGTCAATGAATACGAGCCTGGCATTTTTCGACCACATGCTCGATCAATTAGCCCGTCATGGTAATTTTGATTTAAACATCAAGGTTGAAGGCGATTTGAAGGTGGACGAACACCACAGCATCGAAGATGTGGCCATCACGCTTGGCGAAACTTTTGATATAGCATTGGGATTGAAAAAAGGAATTGAGCGTTATGGGTTTCTGCTTCCGATGGATGATTCGTTGGCTCAGGTTGCCCTCGATTTTGGAGGCCGTTCGTGGCTTGTGTGGAACGCTGACTTCAAACGCGAAAAAATCGGGGATGTCCCTACAGAAATGTTTGAACATTTTTTTCGTTCGTTTTGCCAAAATGCAAAATGCAATCTCAACATTAAAGTGGAAGGAACAAACGAGCACCATAAAATCGAATCCATCTTTAAAGCTTTTGCCAAAACCTTAAAAATGGCTTGTTCAAAAACCAATAATTTTCAAATCCCAAGCACAAAAGGAAGCTTATGA
- a CDS encoding GH3 auxin-responsive promoter family protein, translating into MRGKQWLTKMFAGIIVRKTNKWVSNGIEYQKKTLNYLISQGKETKFGKDHHFAQIHDYESFKKHVPIRSYEDIREYIERVKSGEKDVLWPGRPIYFCKSSGTTSGVKYLPISKESLPNHINSARNALLNYIHENNHPELVNGKMIFLQGSPELSSTKGIPTGRLSGIVAHHVPKYLQSNRLPSFKTNCIDDWEEKVDAVVEETIDENMTLIGGIPPWLQMYFMKVLERSGKKTIKEVFPALQLIVFGGVNFNPYKKTFKKLIGPNVDFLEVYPASEGFFAYQNSLKEKDLLLLLNENIFYEFIPAEESMSTFPNRICIENVELNKNYALVVNSNAGFWGYLIGDTIKFTSLNPYKIVVTGRINHFISAFGEHVIAEEVESAIEEMAQIENIQIIEFTVAPQVNPENNELPYHEWFIEFEKASNDLHSLGKKLDLLLRKKNIYYDDLIVGNILQPLKITPVRSSGFKKYMELSGKIGGQNKVVHLCNDRSVADQLDKLKVTLKTSKPD; encoded by the coding sequence ATGAGAGGGAAACAATGGTTGACTAAAATGTTTGCCGGAATCATCGTAAGAAAAACAAACAAGTGGGTTTCGAACGGAATTGAATATCAGAAAAAGACCTTAAATTATTTGATCAGTCAAGGTAAAGAAACAAAGTTTGGCAAGGACCATCATTTCGCCCAGATACACGACTATGAATCATTTAAAAAACATGTTCCGATTCGTAGTTATGAAGATATAAGGGAATATATTGAACGTGTCAAGAGTGGCGAAAAAGATGTTTTGTGGCCGGGCAGGCCCATTTATTTTTGCAAAAGTTCGGGAACCACCTCCGGCGTCAAATACCTTCCCATTAGTAAAGAATCATTGCCCAATCATATTAACAGCGCCAGAAACGCCTTGTTAAACTATATTCATGAGAACAATCATCCCGAACTGGTGAACGGTAAAATGATATTTCTTCAGGGAAGTCCGGAATTATCATCAACGAAAGGCATTCCAACTGGTCGTTTATCCGGAATTGTAGCGCATCACGTTCCAAAATATTTGCAAAGCAACCGTCTCCCTTCATTTAAAACCAATTGTATAGATGATTGGGAGGAAAAAGTGGATGCTGTGGTAGAAGAAACGATTGATGAGAATATGACCTTAATCGGTGGGATTCCTCCATGGCTTCAAATGTATTTCATGAAAGTTTTAGAACGATCCGGTAAAAAAACCATCAAAGAAGTATTTCCGGCACTTCAATTAATCGTCTTTGGCGGTGTCAATTTCAATCCGTATAAAAAGACATTTAAAAAACTCATTGGTCCAAATGTTGACTTCCTTGAAGTGTATCCCGCTTCCGAAGGATTTTTTGCCTACCAGAACAGTCTTAAAGAAAAAGACCTCCTCTTATTGCTCAACGAAAACATTTTTTACGAGTTTATACCTGCGGAAGAATCCATGTCAACATTCCCAAATAGAATCTGTATAGAAAATGTAGAACTGAATAAAAACTATGCGCTTGTCGTAAATTCAAATGCCGGATTTTGGGGTTATCTAATAGGTGACACGATCAAATTCACCTCGCTAAACCCCTATAAAATAGTAGTTACCGGAAGAATTAACCATTTTATTTCTGCTTTTGGAGAACATGTAATAGCCGAAGAAGTTGAAAGCGCAATTGAGGAGATGGCCCAAATAGAAAATATCCAAATCATTGAGTTTACCGTGGCTCCGCAGGTAAACCCGGAAAACAATGAACTCCCTTACCACGAGTGGTTTATAGAGTTTGAAAAAGCATCAAACGACCTCCATTCATTAGGGAAAAAACTAGATCTGTTATTACGAAAGAAGAACATTTATTACGACGACTTGATCGTAGGAAATATCCTGCAGCCTTTAAAAATCACCCCGGTCAGGTCGAGCGGGTTTAAAAAATACATGGAACTCAGCGGTAAAATTGGTGGGCAAAATAAAGTTGTTCATCTTTGTAATGACCGATCTGTTGCCGATCAATTAGACAAGCT